The Macaca nemestrina isolate mMacNem1 chromosome 9, mMacNem.hap1, whole genome shotgun sequence genome includes the window aatacaaaattagccagggtggtggcacatgcctgtaatcccagctactcgggaggctgaggcgtgagaatcgcttgaaccccagaggtggaggttgcagtgagctgagattgtgccattgcactgtagcctgggtaacaggagcaaaactctgtctcaaaaaaaaaaaaaaagaacaaatagatGGTTGTGTCACTAAATCATGAGTatgagaaacaaatttgaagAGACAGGGAAGAATATAGTTTTGGACATATGAGTTTAATTACCTGCTAGATTATCAGATGGAAATATGTGGTAAATGGATGGAAACAAGGTGCATAAATTTAGGAGGcagaaatttttaaactttaggtTTAGACATTTACCAGAGTGgacaatttttaacatttaaaataaaactttttgccacaaaaaacaaatgtattaaaACTAGTTTCCAGAACTGCCcaaatgactttttaaacatGATTTAAATGTCAAGTTTTCTTTGGCAAGTCTATCCAAAATACTAATTTTCCTTTTAGAAgttagtttataatttatatattagagTGCCCTTAATTGATGTTCATCGGGATACATTCCTCTGAGCCCTAATGGttttgggaagcctaggcgggtggatcacctgaggccagagttcgagaccagcctggccaacatggtgaaacccagtctctactaaaaatgcaaaaattagcccggcgtggtagcaggtgcctgtaatctcagctactcgggaggctgaggcaggagaactgctagaacctgggaggtggaggttgcagtgagttgagatcacaccatcgcactccagcctgggtgacaagagcgagactcagtctccaaaaaaaaaaaaaaaaaagtgtctaaaTATCTTTTAATTAAGTTGTCATTCTCAAAGATATTCTGGAGCAAAAATCAGGAATTAAACATCTATAAATTCTTCTTCACTTCTGTTATAGTGCAGCAATTTATCATCTAACCCATAGTGGTCTATCAATTGAGTAAGGCTCAGTTTCTTGTTCTCTTCAGACACAGCTGACTGCAACTCATAAAGCAACAGCTGGCTACAACTTCTCCACTTCTTTATTAACAACTGTAACTGAGACAGATcattctgaaacagaaaaaaaaaaaaaaaacatgtatgtATGTCAATAACTAGTCATGCTAGTTCAACTTAATTAAAGTTGTTAAATTAGTGGATGTGCAGGTTTAAAGGCTAACATACACTGGGATGAATGGGACTTCTATCTAGGAAAAAGTAGGATGGTCATATGTAGAATGGTTACAATGTCATTCAACTTGAGTTCAATGGCTATTTTGTTGGCTCACGCTCTGGACCATCCTTATGATAAGGGAAAAATCAAATCATTAAATTGGGCCAAAACTATGTCAAGAAGCAGTAATACAGGGAAAAATCTACTCTATTACAactgtacctttttaaaaatgacactaTACTGTACTTTGCACtaaattttgctatgaacctaaaactgctctttaaaattacaaaattctagttaaaatatttttttaggctaggcatggtggctcacacctgtgatcccagtactttggaaggccaaggtgggaagactgcttgagcctaggagttcaagactagactgtGCAAAATAACAagactatctctacaaaaaaataatttaaaaaaattagccaggtgtgatggcacatgcctgtagtcccagttactagggaggctgaggtgggaggatcacttgagcccaggagttcaaggctgcaataagttaggactgtaccactgtactccaggctgggtaagagagaccatgtctctaaaaagagaatgaataaataaaatacactttttactcctaaattttaaaatacattcaatactcctaaattttatttttaaaaaaccctaaaatttcaCGAGAACAAATGAGATATGCTATCTCATCATTTATTCCACATAGTTGGGGGAAAATGAGCTATTGCATATATATGAATTTTCCAGGTAATAAAGGTTATCTCCTTCCATGTACTCAAGTTCTATTTAATTCAACCTATATGAGTTGAAATCTAAAatctaatatatatttgtttttttctcaaataatatGGCTGAATCACATTAATTATTTGGGGGAGACACAAGATcataaataaaataccttttaTTGTACTCTACAGCCCATTTTTAGTTTTACTAATTGACTGTCAGCTTTCACTTCTGTTCCCGTCGTACTTGCATCTAACATTTAATACTTCTAATATTGCTGTGGGCTAGAAACTAGAGAGAAAAGTTTAACTGCATATTAAATAAGAGCTGAGATTCTTAAAAAGTTTTACCTGGTGTTTAAGGGCCTTTTCTACTCTAAATCTGGAGTTGAATTAAAGTTGTTGGAAGCCAGGTTTCTGAATATTTGGCTTATTGCTTATTatgataaaaaaacaaacacacaccttattttctatttttgaaattactttcctgcaatttatgtaaaaataaaaatgatacaatggtCCCGAAATTCTTCTCACCTTTGATCTATACATTTTGACTAGTTTTAGCCTCCGAAGAAGGTCTTCTTTCTCCTGAACCTGCTTCACCAATTTGGCTTTTTCATCGTTTAATCTTTGTTTAGGAAGATTCTCATTCATGAACTCATTTTGGAGAGCACTGCATGATCCAGAATGAAGTGACTGAGATTCACAGACACTGAGATTCttcaaagtatttttcaaatttgtattttcttcaaattCACTATCTATGTGTTTAAAACTTTCTTGAAATTCCAAACAGTTTTCCTCTGTGGAAGATGCTGGTTTGTCTGAAAAGGTCTGATCATTTTCTTCACTCTCTACTTTAAGACGTTTCACCACATTGTAACAGGAATTAAATGAAGATCTTGTTTTCCTTAATCTTTCTCTAAGTGTTGCACTCATAGGCTATAAAGagcataaaacattaaaaatgtgaatCAAGAAAAACATTCTTGATGTCAATAAATCACCAGAAATAAAGGCCTTACATTTCTGTGCTAGACACCACTAGATGGCTTTCTGTCTCCACATCTAAAGAAGGCATCAcaaaatgtctttaatttctgGAAGCTCCATTTGTTCTATTTCCTTTTTACTGCAGCAAGATCAACACCTTTCTGAAAGTGTTGAAAGGTTTATCCCAGTAATCAAGGAACATTTGTTCAGTAACAAGCACATGCCTGACGGTACTCCAGGTGCTTCAGAATTACAGAGTAAGGAAAAGACCTAGACCCTGCCACTAAAGACCTTCACAATATTGCACAGATTCTAACTTTCTCCATTAATCTGAAACTAACTGAAATGAATTGATTCAAGAGGAAAATATGGAAAGGGGCTGGTGGGTGTCATATATGTGACcttagaagaaaaacataaaattgtttaataaaatGTCTACTTATTTATGCTACACATTATGTTAACTAACAACCTTCAGTAGAATTTAAACCACCACTGCCACAATACTTAGAAACACACAATGGATCCACTGGAAGGACAAAGATTTTCATACTTGTTTTCGTGAACTATTTGTATAGGGAGATGATGGATTCGCAGAGGCCTGAGGAGTGCTAGGTAAAACCACAGCTGAGTCTGACGAACTTTCCATCTTGAAAGTGAAATCTTGGtttttctctaaaaaagaaaaattattaaatgagaaTCAAATTAGCCACACCTCTCCATAGTCGATTTTTatcaaagaatatattttattggtACAAAGCATCCACAAGCTAGATATTTCTTCTAATTTCACTTTGTAATTCATTATTGCTCTTTTTGCAGTTTTCCATTTACCTTCCCACAAAGGGACCACTAAGATTTTCATGACACATCAACCAGCTAGTATCTCATAGTCACAActctccttgttttcttttcatccaccaaaatatattcaaattctGCCTTGGAAGAAGGGAATAACAGCTTTAGATAATCAGGAATTCTTTATGATGACAGCTTCATAATTCAAAAAGATATAGCCGAAACCTTGACTCAAAAACAATAGGACCTGAATGTCACCCATCCTGAACTCTACAAGCTGTGACTAGAACCCGTTACCCTGCCGGCCCGAGGCATAAGAAACACAGCGGAGATGCATTTACGCCCTTTTAGTTTAAGCAGCGAATAGGCACTGAAAAGGAGAGTGGACTGAAATTGCTTTCTCCGACAAAGGCATCAACTTTTGAGAGGCAAACCAGGGACGGGAGTAGTCCCCTCCTTCCCCCCATTGCAGAAAGCCCACTAGATCCCCGAAGACCCCATGCATGAGGTGAGGTTGAGTTCCCCAGACCCGGAAAAGGAGCTCAACTCGACTCCACAGCACACTCCCGGGGAAGCCCAGGTCTCAGGTAACCCCCTTTCCCTCAGCTGAGTACCTCCCTCCGCCATTCCCAGCGAGAGCAAAAAGCGCGCGCAGCTGCGGCCGTAAATCGATCCTGTGGCAGGGGCGGGGCCGTGCGGCTGGCGTAGAAGACGCGCAATTGGCCAGACTGACTAACGCGCGAGACGCCGCTTCACTCAGCGACTCAGAGCGGCGGGACTGCGCGCGCGCCTCCGCCAGCCGGCGGTTGGGGCGGGGCTTGGCCACACGATAGGCGGCCTAAACGCGTGATTGGCAGAATTAACCGGTGCGCGCGGCTCTCCCCGCCCAGCGCCCGAGGGCAGCGGGAGTGCGCGCGCGCGGCCGTGATCCTCAGCAGGTCTTCGGGGCGGGGGAAGCTGAGCTTTGGAACGACCAACCGATCCTGAGGGGGGCGCGCTTCCGTTCGCGGCTTCTGTTGTCTTATTTTCAACCGCCTTCCCTTCAGGCTTCCTTGTTTTTGTGCGTCTGTGAAGTGCGCCTGAAAGTgcctccccctgcccccgccAGCCCGCGGCCTCCATTCTCTGGCTCCAGTCAGTCTCCTCTCCCCGCTCGTCACAGAAAAGGCTTTCCTCAGATGTGGCGCGGCCAGAAGCCGCACGGCTGGCTGCATGTTAGATTTACAGCTTGTGGACTCCCCAGAGGCAGAGACCACAAGAACAGCGTTGGGTTCCAGCCTGTTGAGAATGAAACATGTTAGAAATCTATCCGAGAGTCCTGGCACTTTAGCTGAGCTCATCGCTAGCTTTTTTGGCTGCCGCAAACTCGGCGGTCCCGTCgctaggtttgttttttttttttttgtaaacaacCGTTTCTGTACCTCAGTATTCAGGCTTCTTAGCGTGACCTCAAATCTTTTACTCAAATCTGAGGGAAAATGTAGCCCAAGGAAGTTTGTTGTGGCGCAACACAGGAAACAGAACAATCATTACATGAGATTGTGTCGGTGCAAAATTCAGATGTTTGAGACCGATAGGGCCTTTGCCGGCCACCGGGCAGCAGCATCCCCAGTCGAGAAAATCCACCCCCCCGACCCCTCGACCCCCACGCTTCCAGTGTGGCGAGGTTCTGTTGCTACGCGACGACAAAGTTAGCTACACTGGGTGGAGCACTGGGTTTAGGGAAAGAGTTGTGTAACTTCTGAGTCGCGTGGAAGTTGGGAATTTCCAGGGGCTAGTGTTTTCAGTCCTCTTATTGAATGGCCGTTTTAAACATTGATATCGTCTCTTTACTATTAATAACATCTGACAGTAATGGCTTAGAAGTGGCCAGAAGGGAGTTACCTGAGCCTTAAGCAGTCAGGTATAATAATTACAGAACCTGTAAGGGAATGATTAGGGGCACAGACGTTAGAGTCAAATtgtctaggttcaaatcctggcacCCTACTTTAtgttgtgcctcagtttcttcatctcttaaTATGGGAttggagaattaaatgagaactGGTAAGAGGCAGCTAGAACAGAGCTAGGTATCTAGGAAGCAgtagttattttatatattcaagtGTATTCACCATTCCCTAACTGATTTAAAGGAATGTATCACCTTCACTTACCTTTCACCCCTTGATTTAGCTCCCATTCCCCGAAAaagcacatatatttttaaaagatgctgtTATCTGTAAGATCCCACACAATGTAAACTATAAATAGCAGAAAATGCAGAGCTTCACATACGATTAGTAATACATATTTCActcctaaaaattttttaaattacataagtTAACCCCAAGGAATTTACAAAGTGGAAGACAGAACTCATGATTTTGTGATAAAGGTGTTACTCATCTCACCAAGCTGCAGGTCTCAGTCTGtacatttatttctccctttactCATTCATTGGCATCAGTTAATCTCAAAGAAAAAGCATAATGATTTGTCCTGACAGTAGAAGCACAATGCAGACTCTGCATATTCTTTATACCTCCTGGCATAAGGGGGAGTTGTTTTTATGACTGGCTAAAATCAGCTGCTCCCAAATCCTTTTACCTTTACAACCTAAGCTTAGAGCTGTGTTTTTCCTGGCTGCAGAAAGGAAAACAACATCTTGCCTTGCAAATGTTCTGACTTGCTTATTATGTGAACTGGTATCTTAAAATGGAATTATCTGGCCAGATTTTCAAAGAACTTCAGAACAAATACTCAGAAAAACCTGTATTTCAGAAATGTGCATTTGTTGACCTACCTCTCTGGCTTTCATGCATTGTTAGAACTGAATTATCTCCCTATACATAAGTTTGTATTTTACTTAATCTTTTCACGTCACAAATTGGAAACCCAGTTTCCTCGGTTTCATGTCAGAGATCTGGAATATAGCCCCTATACTTTTAATTGTACCTTTAGATAATGCATATCATACATTTCAGTGTCTTTAGTGACTTGAAATCTATTAGCCTGTGAAGACTTTGGTGTTTCTGACACAGGACATTGTATGTTTCCTATGAAACTtttcaggaaggaaaaaatactGGCCCAGTGAGCCAGGAAGTAAAGACTCCTTACCCTACCACAGAGAACAATTTAAGCAATAGAATccagtaataatagtaattaatatCAACTCAAGTCAGGCTttccatgtattttaaaatttcttcagtcCCCAAGGCTACTGTTGGCTACTTTGTTACTCATCAGGGAGTGGTAAAATGCTTCGTTCTTGTCTGTAATTATTGGTGGGATGATGATGTAGACCTAAAATctttatgaggtttttttttttaattttttttgttcttattcttGTCTAACGGCCAGAAAAGAATAGTAAATagcctctctttctctgtctctctctacctACACACAAacgcacaaacacacatactTTTTAGCCACAATTAAAATGttcatggtaatttttaaattctcagcTTTAGTATTATTTTGTAAATCTTAACAATAGTCTCAAGGTAACCTAAATTATATTCCCATAGACTTTTCTGTGTGATGTGGACATAACTAGTATCCAtaggtttttttaaagaaac containing:
- the LOC105478312 gene encoding swi5-dependent recombination DNA repair protein 1 homolog isoform X3 — encoded protein: MESSSDSAVVLPSTPQASANPSSPYTNSSRKQPMSATLRERLRKTRSSFNSCYNVVKRLKVESEENDQTFSDKPASSTEENCLEFQESFKHIDSEFEENTNLKNTLKNLSVCESQSLHSGSCSALQNEFMNENLPKQRLNDEKAKLVKQVQEKEDLLRRLKLVKMYRSKNDLSQLQLLIKKWRSCSQLLLYELQSAVSEENKKLSLTQLIDHYGLDDKLLHYNRSEEEFIDV
- the LOC105478312 gene encoding swi5-dependent recombination DNA repair protein 1 homolog isoform X1, with the protein product MKILVVPLWEEKNQDFTFKMESSSDSAVVLPSTPQASANPSSPYTNSSRKQPMSATLRERLRKTRSSFNSCYNVVKRLKVESEENDQTFSDKPASSTEENCLEFQESFKHIDSEFEENTNLKNTLKNLSVCESQSLHSGSCSALQNEFMNENLPKQRLNDEKAKLVKQVQEKEDLLRRLKLVKMYRSKNDLSQLQLLIKKWRSCSQLLLYELQSAVSEENKKLSLTQLIDHYGLDDKLLHYNRSEEEFIDV
- the LOC105478312 gene encoding swi5-dependent recombination DNA repair protein 1 homolog isoform X2, with protein sequence MAEGEKNQDFTFKMESSSDSAVVLPSTPQASANPSSPYTNSSRKQPMSATLRERLRKTRSSFNSCYNVVKRLKVESEENDQTFSDKPASSTEENCLEFQESFKHIDSEFEENTNLKNTLKNLSVCESQSLHSGSCSALQNEFMNENLPKQRLNDEKAKLVKQVQEKEDLLRRLKLVKMYRSKNDLSQLQLLIKKWRSCSQLLLYELQSAVSEENKKLSLTQLIDHYGLDDKLLHYNRSEEEFIDV